A window of Mangifera indica cultivar Alphonso chromosome 13, CATAS_Mindica_2.1, whole genome shotgun sequence contains these coding sequences:
- the LOC123194318 gene encoding protein tesmin/TSO1-like CXC 2 has translation MDSPEPTSKATASAAAVLATPTSASPVQESPFSNFLSNLSPIRPAKEPLVLQGFLGLNSPPLVFTSPHINALRETSFLKRSLCLQLPSAELPPHDDEARKSADGPGDLEKSNLLVHGGLTAVTHKDSDIKYSVQEQSSSPSGCVDEYFADHVDVDSTNSTSAAHNSKQLPNVVELSQSGTSDSKKTMLTLDDKSFMKMKVVVPEAMPAETEQNIQGKTTFDNEPSKIKDEKTHGERESNGGSNIESNLSLDHASSKQQYEGLSAQNSGSVHGDESNWPPQLLPGKLQIVQTNEHLEENSGEILHGLIDSTVHDLEASQNQRGMSRRCLQFEEAQHKAVGKSTNPLNQANDITESRSPATPHESESLDLSATFNRRELVNLPQPVTPMFPPCHTGKSPLTISKPSGIGLHLNSIVNALPEGHAATVEYGMVESKTLIAVSSMISESFDHTGPSDMLPPIDHHATPHTKRTFNSEHTDSFEKFSQTSPKKKRKKPFGTIDGEGCKRCNCKKTKCLKLYCDCFAAGIYCDGPCACQGCFNRPEYEDTVLETRQQIESRNPIAFAPKIVQHATKFLDDGSQMTPASARHKRGCNCKKSMCLKKYCECYQANVGCSSGCRCEGCKNVFGTKEDYVGNDEMVSNRFNKDRSEGTFDDKLETITNKNDVLNSELYDPRNLTPLTPPFNCSDHGKDAPKSRILSRRYIPSLKSDVTILSSFTKTPTSQKNSDCNNMLLETSKEILDVGACGQRMDYNSKDMTDPFSSRCDKLADFRDVNPLLDFSSMGMASSTSCKASDWTNASRFQLCPRSGNLTSVSSQHWRSSPITPMTQSSGTKNHQALDSDSRLCSLLEDDTPDILKDASTPVKSDKVSSPSRKRVSPPQARGHELGSSSSGALKSGRKFILKSVPSFPPLTPCIDTKGSTNQNKSDFQEKEKSNSNK, from the exons ATGGATTCTCCTGAGCCAACTTCCAAAGCTACCGCCTCTGCGGCGGCCGTCTTAGCTACTCCAACATCAGCTTCTCCTGTTCAA GAATCTCCTTTTTCTAATTTCCTTAGCAACTTATCCCCTATAAGGCCTGCCAAAGAACCCCTTGTATTACAAGGGTTTTTGGGACTTAATTCTCCTCCACTTGTATTCACTTCTCCACACATAAATGCACTCCGAGAAACAAGTTTCTTAAAAAG GTCTCTGTGTCTTCAGTTACCCAGTGCAGAACTGCCCCCACATGATGATGAAGCCAGAAAGTCTGCTGATGGTCCTGGTGATCTGGAGAAATCAAATTTGTTAGTGCATGGTGGGTTGACTGCCGTCACTCATAAAGACAGTGATATAAAGTATTCTGTGCAGGAACAATCCAGCAGCCCTTCTGGGTGTGTGGATGAATACTTTGCTGATCACGTGGACGTTGATTCTACAAACTCTACTTCTGCAGCACATAATTCAAAACAGTTGCCCAATGTGGTTGAATTATCACAGAGTGGTACAAGTGACTCAAAGAAGACGATGTTAACACTTGATGACAAATCTTTTATGAAGATGAAAGTGGTTGTACCTGAGGCCATGCCAGCGGAAACTGAACAAAACATTCAAGGAAAGACCACATTTGATAACGAGCCAAGCAAGATTAAAGATGAGAAAACACATGGAGAAAGGGAATCTAATGGAGGCTCAAATATCGAGTCTAATTTGTCTTTGGACCATGCTTCTAGTAAGCAACAATATGAAGGCCTAAGCGCTCAG AATTCAGGGAGTGTCCATGGGGATGAATCCAATTGGCCCCCACAATTGCTGCCTGGAAAACTGCAGATTGTTCAGACAAATGAACATTTGGAAGAAAATTCCGGAGAAATCCTACATGGACTCATTGATAGTACAGTGCATGATCTTGAG GCCAGTCAGAACCAACGTGGCATGAGTAGGCGTTGCCTTCAATTTGAAGAAGCTCAACATAAAGCTGTTGGGAAAAGCACAAATCCTTTGAATCAGGCAAATGATATAACTGAATCAAGATCACCTGCTACCCCCCATGAATCAGAGAGCTTGGATTTAAGCGCAACTTTCAATCGGAGGGAGCTGGTTAACTTGCCCCAACCTGTCACTCCTATGTTTCCTCCTTGTCATACTGGAAAGTCTCCCTTAACTATTTCCAAGCCATCAGGAATTGGCTTGCATCTAAACAGCATTGTCAATGCTTTGCCTGAGGGTCATGCTGCCACTGTTGAATATGGGATGGTTGAAAGTAAGACTTTAATTGCTGTGAGTTCTATGATTTCTGAATCATTTGACCACACAGGACCTTCGGATATGTTGCCTCCGATTGATCATCATGCAACTCCTCATACTAAGAGGACATTTAACTCAGAGCATACTGACAGTTTTGAGAAGTTCAGTCAAACAAGCCCGAAAAAGAAAAG GAAGAAACCATTTGGCACCATTGATGGTGAAGGTTGCAAACGCTGCAATTGTAAGAAGACCAAATGCTTGAAACT TTACTGTGATTGTTTTGCTGCTGGAATCTATTGTGATGGACCTTGTGCCTGCCAAGGGTGCTTTAACAGACCAGAATATGAAGATACTGTTCTTGAGACAAGGCAGCAAATTGAATCCCGTAATCCAATAGCTTTTGCTCCCAAGATTGTGCAGCATGCTACCAAATTTCTG GATGATGGAAGCCAAATGACACCAGCCTCAGCTAGGCACAAAAGAGGCTGCAATTGTAAAAAATCGATGTGTCTGAAAAAATACTGTGAATGCTATCAG GCTAACGTTGGATGCTCAAGTGGATGTCGATGTGAGGGTTGCAAAAATGTATTTGGAACAAAAGAAG ATTATGTTGGAAATGATGAAATGGTGAGCAACAGATTCAACAAAGACAGATCAGAAGGAACATTTGATGACAAATTAGAAACTATAACAAACAAGAATGATGTCTTAAATTCTGAGTTGTATGATCCCCGCAACCTGACACCATTGACTCCACCATTCAATTGCTCAGA CCACGGAAAGGATGCACCGAAATCTCGAATTCTTTCTAGAAGATACATTCCATCACTCAAGTCTGATGTTACCATATTATCATCTTTTACAAAAACACCAACATCTCAGAAAAATTCAGATTGTAATAATATGCTTCTGGAAACAAGTAAAGAAATACTGGATGTGGGTGCTTGTGGTCAGAGAATGGATTACAACAGCAAAGACATGACAGACCCATTCTCTTCAAGATGTGACAAACTTGCTGATTTTCGTGATGTCAATCCACTGCTTGATTTTTCTTCAATGGGCATGGCCTCCTCAACTTCATGTAAGGCATCTGACTGGACAAATGCTTCACGATTCCAATTATGCCCCAGAAGTGGTAACCTCACATCAGTTAGTTCCCAGCATTGGCGTAGTTCACCTATTACCCCAATGACTCAGTCAAGTGGGACCAAGAATCACCAGGCGCTTGACTCTGACAGCAGGCTTTGTAGCCTTCTGGAAGATGATACACCTGACATTCTGAAAGATGCATCTACTCCCGTTAAATCAGATAAAGTAAGTTCCCCCAGTCGCAAGCGAGTTTCACCTCCCCAAGCTCGTGGGCATGAACTTGGGTCAAGCTCTTCAGGAGCCTTGAAAAGTGGCCGCAAGTTCATATTAAAATCGGTGCCATCTTTCCCACCTCTGACCCCTTGCATTGATACCAAAGGAAGCACCAATCAGAACAAAAGCGATTttcaggaaaaagaaaaaagtaacaGCAACAAATGA
- the LOC123195127 gene encoding zinc finger Ran-binding domain-containing protein 2: MSRPGDWNCRTCNHLNFQRRDSCQRCGEPRPGDYGGFGGRGGNSSFGFSTGPDVRPGDWYCTFGNCGAHNFASRSSCFKCGASKDDSGGLAEGDIPRMRSSFGFASGSSSRSGWKSGDWICTRSGCNEHNFASRMECFRCNAPRDSGNKFSY, from the exons ATGAGCAGGCCAGGAGATTGGAATTGCAGGACATGCAACCATTTGAACTTCCAGAGAAGGGATTCATGCCAGCGATGTGGAGAGCCAAGGCCTGGTGATTATGGAGGTTTTGGTGGGCGGGGCGGCAACTCATCTTTTGGATTCAGCACTGGCCCCGATGTTAGGCCTGGTGACTGGTACTGCACCTTCGGCAACTGCGGCGCCCACAACTTTGCTAGCCGCTCCAGCTGCTTCAAGTGTGGCGCTTCCAAGGATGACTCTGGTGGATTAGCTGAGGGTGACATCCCTCGAATGAGAAGTAGTTTTGGCTTCGCCAGTGGCAGCTCTAGTCGCTCTGGATGGAAATCTGGGGACTGGATTTGTACCAG GTCTGGCTGCAATGAACACAACTTTGCTAGCCGTATGGAATGTTTCAGATGCAATGCTCCCAGGGATTCTGGCAACAAGTTTTCTTATTAA
- the LOC123194202 gene encoding uncharacterized protein LOC123194202 yields MVESSVREMVIDIERLIENLEPPMSGDCCIYRVPHNLRKVMTEDAYTPYAVSIGPLHHGRKELEPMEKQKLRYLGEFKTHIRLDFDHAVWIIKGMERSVRNYYSEKILINSDEFVKMILTDAAFIIIHLVKSHSKANQHDEFPYRNSCLMSSICQDLMLLENQLPLFVLEKLSFHLTSDLTQWSPLKSKLLYSASELCGAGVTIKARSRDFLLGCEFHSNDAALEIAPLELNNLTTCLLQNLMALELCHYPGKTYICDYISLMGYLMEASKDVELLVQKEILDNGLGDSNEVATFVKKLGTHITVDPRYKCYNNLFTSLNRHC; encoded by the exons ATGGTTGAATCCAGTGTCAGGGAAATGGTGATAGACATAGAAAGATTGATAGAAAACCTGGAGCCGCCCATGTCAGGCGATTGTTGCATCTACAGGGTTCCACATAACCTCCGCAAAGTGATGACCGAGGACGCCTACACTCCATATGCAGTTTCCATCGGCCCTCTTCACCATGGGAGAAAAGAACTGGAACCAATGGAAAAGCAGAAGCTCAGATATCTGGGGGAATTCAAAACCCATATCCGCTTAGACTTTGATCATGCTGTTTGGATTATAAAGGGCATGGAACGCAGCGTCCGCAACTATTACTCAGAAAAAATTCTGATCAACAGTGACGAATTTGTAAAAATGATTCTCACTGATGCTGCTTTCATCATCATCCACTTAGTTAAGAGCCATTCCAAAGCCAATCAACACGATGAATTTCCATATAGAAATTCCTGTTTGATGTCTAGCATTTGCCAGGACCTCATGCTGCTTGAAAATCAGCTTCCATTATTTGTCCTGGAGAAGCT GTCATTTCATCTGACATCGGATTTAACGCAATGGTCACCGCTGAAATCTAAACTTCTGTATAGCGCATCAGAACTGTGCGGGGCTGGAGTGACAATCAAGGCTAGATCCAGAGATTTTTTGCTTGGTTGCGAGTTCCATTCTAATGATGCAGCACTTGAAATCGCACCATTAGAATTGAATAACCTTACTACATGCCTGCTTCAAAACTTAATGGCCTTGGAGCTGTGTCATTACCCAGGTAAGACATACATTTGTGACTACATCTCACTGATGGGTTATTTGATGGAGGCGAGCAAAGATGTCGAACTACTGGTTCAAAAGGAGATTCTTGACAATGGCTTGGGCGACAGCAATGAAGTTGCTACTTTTGTTAAGAAACTTGGAACACATATTACTGTGGATCCTCGTTACAAGTGctataataatctttttaccAGCTTAAACAGACACTGCTAG